The following are encoded together in the Mesoplodon densirostris isolate mMesDen1 chromosome 2, mMesDen1 primary haplotype, whole genome shotgun sequence genome:
- the SVBP gene encoding small vasohibin-binding protein yields the protein MDPPARKEKSKVKEAVSRVEKAKQKSAQQELKQRQRAEIYALNRVMTELEQQQFDEFCKQMQPPGE from the exons ATGGATCCACCTGCACGTAAAGAAAAATCCAAAGTTAAAGAGGCTGTCAGCAGAGTTGAGAAGGCCAAGCAGAAATCAGCCCAGCAGGAGCTGAAGCAAAGACAGAGAGCAGAG ATCTATGCCCTCAACAGAGTCATGACAGAACTGGAGCAGCAGCAGTTTGATGAGTTCTGTAAACAGATGCAGCCTCCTGGAGAGTGA